One segment of Allorhodopirellula heiligendammensis DNA contains the following:
- a CDS encoding sigma-54-dependent transcriptional regulator: MENKQRILIADDEPLYRDTTADLLREEGFECICVENADDAISLLSEHPFDLILSDLNMPGNLKLELLKEGRIKYSHIPMIVVTGVPSVPTAIESVRLGIADYLLKPVRFEELLSAVERALRHQNPPPEVRPGVPTEVKPRGAFPEIIGDCSSMTELLDIVDRVAASNTNVLITGESGTGKEVIAAAIHNHGARRHHAFQIIDCTAIPESLFESVLFGHVKGSFTGAIKDQMGLLRRCDGGTAFFDELGELPAASQAKLLRAVQEQTFTPVGESRPVKVDTRFICATNRDLQAEVDAGRFRQDLYYRLAVIPIELAPLRDRGDDVIQLAHYFLERHRPAEATVKEFSSEVIDCFKAYRWPGNIRELRNVIERAITLARGDKIEVSDLPPQLRTPDVSSIDLSVLSEISRDVALDNADRAYLTAVLKKHNGVIASAARQAGISRQGMNKLLKRHGIEADDFR, from the coding sequence ATGGAAAATAAACAAAGAATCTTAATTGCCGACGATGAACCACTTTACCGTGACACGACAGCGGACTTGCTGCGAGAAGAGGGGTTTGAGTGCATCTGTGTCGAGAACGCCGACGATGCGATCAGCCTGCTCAGTGAGCATCCCTTTGATCTGATCCTGTCAGATTTGAACATGCCGGGCAACTTGAAGCTGGAACTGCTTAAAGAAGGACGTATCAAGTATTCGCATATCCCGATGATCGTGGTTACCGGCGTACCCTCTGTCCCCACGGCGATTGAGAGTGTGCGACTGGGTATTGCGGATTACTTGCTCAAACCGGTCCGGTTCGAGGAACTGCTCAGTGCAGTCGAGCGGGCGCTCCGCCATCAAAATCCGCCGCCCGAAGTAAGACCAGGCGTTCCCACCGAGGTCAAACCGCGTGGCGCGTTTCCCGAGATTATCGGAGACTGTTCTTCCATGACGGAGCTACTCGACATCGTCGATCGGGTTGCGGCGAGTAACACAAACGTCTTGATCACTGGTGAAAGCGGAACAGGCAAGGAAGTTATTGCTGCAGCGATTCACAACCACGGTGCTCGTCGACACCATGCATTTCAGATTATCGACTGCACAGCAATACCCGAATCATTGTTTGAATCCGTTTTGTTCGGCCACGTGAAAGGTTCGTTTACGGGAGCAATTAAGGATCAGATGGGATTGCTGCGCCGGTGTGACGGTGGCACCGCCTTCTTCGACGAACTGGGCGAACTACCAGCAGCATCGCAAGCGAAATTATTGCGGGCGGTCCAGGAACAAACTTTCACGCCAGTGGGTGAGAGCAGGCCGGTGAAGGTTGACACGAGGTTCATCTGCGCAACCAACCGCGATCTGCAAGCAGAAGTTGATGCTGGACGGTTTCGCCAAGACTTATACTATCGTCTCGCTGTGATCCCAATCGAGCTGGCTCCGTTACGCGATCGCGGTGACGACGTCATCCAGTTAGCGCACTATTTTCTCGAGCGCCATCGGCCCGCTGAAGCAACGGTGAAGGAGTTCTCCAGTGAGGTGATTGATTGTTTCAAAGCATACCGCTGGCCAGGAAACATCCGCGAATTACGGAATGTTATCGAACGGGCGATCACCCTCGCTCGGGGCGACAAGATCGAAGTATCCGACCTCCCACCCCAATTACGGACGCCTGACGTCTCCAGTATCGACTTGTCGGTTTTGTCAGAAATTTCGCGTGACGTCGCGCTCGATAACGCAGATCGTGCCTATCTGACCGCAGTACTCAAAAAACATAACGGTGTGATCGCCAGTGCTGCGAGACAGGCTGGCATCTCTCGCCAGGGAATGAATAAGTTGCTCAAACGCCACGGGATTGAAGCAGACGATTTCCGTTAA
- a CDS encoding TerB family tellurite resistance protein produces the protein MSEPNYTERQRHLRNIVVMALADGSIGQREVEWVADRCVALGLGQDDLQSALAYGLGDDAALELPADEASREALLADLISMMAADGHLAESEKRLFALAAARMNIVGERLDQIITAVVSGRDSRGSKDNPA, from the coding sequence ATGAGCGAACCCAACTATACCGAGCGTCAAAGGCATCTTCGCAACATCGTCGTGATGGCATTAGCCGATGGCTCCATTGGCCAGCGTGAAGTCGAATGGGTCGCGGATCGCTGCGTAGCGCTCGGGCTCGGCCAAGACGATTTACAATCCGCCCTCGCCTACGGGCTCGGTGATGACGCCGCCCTTGAACTACCCGCGGATGAAGCCTCGCGCGAGGCGCTCCTTGCTGATTTAATCTCCATGATGGCGGCCGACGGACATCTTGCCGAATCGGAAAAGCGGCTGTTTGCATTGGCCGCCGCCCGCATGAATATTGTCGGTGAGCGTCTTGATCAGATTATCACAGCGGTTGTCAGCGGCAGGGATTCTCGCGGATCCAAAGACAACCCGGCGTGA
- a CDS encoding dihydroorotate dehydrogenase: MPATTAVNLQTTLGRLTLPNPIMVASGTFGYAREMQSIVNLDRLGGILPKTITAEPRIGNAPWRTVETSAGLLNAIGLDNDGVEAFIEHHLPYLATLAAPIVVSVAGRTVEDFTQLATRIGECDGVAAIELNLSCPNVSGGVDFGTNAESCQRVVASARAATKVPILAKLTPNVTSISDIARGAADGGADAVCLTNTVLGMAVDWRKRRPILGNGMGGLSGPAIKPIALRCVHQVRRAVQIPIIGIGGIASLDDVMQFLITGASAVQIGTANYYDPTLSMRLVDELPSALAELGATTIAEIVGTLET, from the coding sequence ATGCCCGCAACAACCGCAGTGAATCTTCAAACGACTCTGGGCCGGCTCACGCTCCCTAATCCGATCATGGTCGCCTCGGGCACGTTCGGCTACGCGCGCGAGATGCAGTCAATCGTCAACCTGGATCGACTCGGCGGCATCCTGCCCAAGACAATCACTGCGGAACCCCGTATCGGCAACGCTCCTTGGCGCACTGTAGAAACCTCCGCTGGCCTGCTCAATGCAATCGGCCTCGATAATGATGGTGTGGAGGCCTTTATCGAGCACCACCTGCCGTATCTCGCCACCCTCGCTGCTCCGATCGTCGTCAGTGTGGCAGGCCGCACGGTAGAGGATTTCACGCAGCTCGCCACGCGAATCGGCGAATGCGACGGGGTCGCCGCGATTGAACTCAATCTATCTTGTCCCAACGTCAGTGGCGGTGTCGACTTCGGTACCAATGCTGAGTCCTGCCAGCGCGTGGTAGCGTCAGCTCGCGCCGCCACGAAGGTACCCATCCTGGCTAAGCTCACCCCCAACGTCACCAGCATTTCGGATATTGCCCGCGGTGCCGCCGATGGCGGGGCAGATGCGGTCTGCCTCACCAACACAGTCCTTGGGATGGCAGTTGACTGGCGGAAACGGCGCCCCATTCTCGGCAACGGAATGGGCGGTCTGAGCGGTCCGGCGATTAAACCCATTGCTCTCCGCTGTGTCCATCAAGTCCGCCGAGCGGTCCAAATCCCTATCATCGGGATCGGCGGCATCGCCAGTCTCGACGACGTCATGCAATTTCTCATTACGGGCGCATCGGCTGTGCAGATCGGGACGGCTAACTACTACGACCCCACCCTCTCGATGCGTCTTGTCGACGAACTCCCATCAGCGCTCGCCGAACTTGGTGCCACTACCATCGCCGAAATTGTCGGCACACTGGAAACCTAA
- a CDS encoding ATP-binding protein, with protein sequence MATPSPDVFEKLATFYLGRHYDTAEGKLLDDLMLYDAKDLCTHAMCVGMTGSGKTGLCISLLEEAAIDGIPAICIDPKGDLADLMLAFPDMQPADFQPWLEAGEASRKGMTLDEFATATATKWKNGLAAWGQTPDRVGRYKDAVDVAIYTPGSNIGLPLTVLKSFDAPPPKVLDDTDAMRERVTGAASGLLTLLGIEADPLLSREHILISSILDHCWREGRSVSVGDLIGLIHAPPITRVGVLDLESFMPTSERSKLAMMLNNLLASPAFSSWLEGETLSIKKLLHTAEGKPRMSILSIAHLSEKERMFFVTILLNEVVAWMRTQSGTSSLRAILYMDEVAGYFPPVANPPSKPPMLTLLKQARAFGLGVTLATQNPVDLDYKGLSNIGTWFLGRLQTERDKARVLEGLEGAAAQSGKPFNRSQMEQLLASLGSRVFLMNNVHDPAPTLFQTRWAMSFLAGPLARDQIRRLMATRKTNLAQQAKAKNASVAKRSVTPTRPVLPAGMGESFLVPTAFVRGEGKRIYRAALLGEGSLHYVRSSAKVDAWVDGRRLLDCGDGVPKDGWESSEVKDPASEFEKKPDPTFAFSTLPDELRGKATIKTLFKDFEDYLYRHHPMQLFKSPALGEYAPPGMSESEARLHFQQAARERRDLETDKLRAKYVKKMESIRSKIRTAEDRLSRESAQYDSAKMSSLVSLGASVLGAFMGRKFATKTNVSKVSTAARSASRAAQQHADVDRAEQQLKEYRLDMDEMNEKLEAELSDLTSSLQIENLELEILEISPRKSDLKISDPMIVWTPWQMTADGEAVPLF encoded by the coding sequence ATGGCCACTCCTTCGCCCGATGTATTTGAGAAGCTTGCGACGTTCTACTTGGGACGCCATTACGACACGGCCGAGGGCAAGTTGCTCGACGACTTGATGCTCTATGACGCCAAAGACCTGTGCACGCACGCGATGTGCGTGGGCATGACGGGCAGCGGCAAAACGGGGTTGTGCATCTCGTTGTTGGAGGAGGCGGCGATCGATGGGATCCCGGCGATTTGCATCGACCCCAAGGGTGATCTTGCCGATCTGATGCTGGCGTTTCCCGATATGCAGCCTGCGGATTTTCAGCCTTGGCTGGAGGCCGGGGAGGCCAGTCGCAAGGGCATGACACTGGATGAGTTCGCAACCGCCACAGCGACGAAATGGAAGAACGGCCTGGCGGCGTGGGGGCAAACTCCAGATCGTGTGGGCCGATACAAAGACGCGGTAGATGTTGCGATCTATACCCCCGGCAGCAACATTGGATTGCCTTTGACGGTGTTGAAAAGCTTCGATGCACCACCCCCAAAAGTGCTCGACGACACCGATGCAATGCGGGAACGGGTTACCGGCGCCGCATCTGGTTTGTTGACTTTGTTGGGTATCGAAGCAGACCCGCTGCTATCACGAGAACATATTCTGATCAGTTCGATTCTCGACCACTGCTGGCGAGAGGGACGCTCTGTTTCGGTGGGCGATTTGATCGGGTTGATTCACGCGCCCCCCATCACCCGCGTGGGTGTGCTGGATCTCGAATCATTCATGCCCACCAGCGAGCGAAGTAAACTCGCGATGATGCTCAATAACTTGCTCGCCTCGCCGGCGTTCTCCTCGTGGCTCGAAGGTGAAACGCTGTCGATCAAGAAACTGCTTCATACCGCCGAGGGTAAGCCCAGGATGTCGATTCTTTCGATCGCGCATCTGAGCGAGAAAGAACGCATGTTTTTTGTCACCATTCTGCTCAATGAAGTTGTCGCATGGATGCGAACACAGAGCGGCACCAGTTCGCTCCGCGCGATTTTGTATATGGATGAAGTTGCGGGTTACTTCCCCCCGGTCGCCAACCCGCCCTCGAAGCCACCGATGTTGACGTTGCTCAAACAAGCCCGAGCTTTCGGATTGGGAGTGACGTTGGCGACGCAAAATCCAGTCGACCTTGACTACAAGGGCCTGTCCAATATCGGCACTTGGTTCCTCGGTCGTTTGCAGACCGAACGCGATAAGGCGCGGGTTCTGGAGGGACTCGAAGGTGCGGCGGCTCAGTCAGGCAAGCCCTTCAATCGAAGTCAGATGGAACAGTTACTGGCGTCCCTCGGTAGCCGCGTGTTTTTAATGAACAACGTTCATGACCCGGCTCCGACCCTCTTCCAAACTCGCTGGGCGATGTCGTTCCTTGCAGGACCGCTCGCACGCGACCAAATTCGCCGCTTGATGGCGACACGCAAGACCAACTTGGCCCAGCAAGCCAAAGCAAAAAACGCGTCGGTAGCGAAGCGTTCGGTCACCCCGACCAGACCGGTGCTGCCGGCAGGCATGGGCGAGTCGTTCCTGGTTCCGACGGCCTTCGTTCGTGGTGAAGGCAAACGGATCTATCGAGCGGCGTTACTAGGTGAGGGGAGCCTGCATTACGTTCGCAGCAGCGCCAAGGTGGATGCTTGGGTAGATGGGCGTCGATTGCTCGACTGTGGCGATGGCGTTCCCAAGGACGGTTGGGAATCCAGTGAAGTAAAGGATCCCGCATCTGAGTTCGAGAAAAAGCCGGACCCGACGTTTGCGTTTTCAACCCTACCGGACGAACTTAGAGGCAAGGCGACCATCAAGACATTGTTCAAAGACTTCGAGGACTACTTGTATCGACACCACCCGATGCAGTTGTTCAAAAGTCCTGCATTGGGAGAGTATGCCCCGCCAGGCATGAGCGAAAGTGAAGCTCGACTTCATTTCCAGCAGGCTGCACGGGAGCGTCGGGATCTTGAAACGGACAAATTGCGAGCGAAGTATGTAAAAAAGATGGAATCCATCCGGAGTAAGATTCGCACAGCAGAAGATCGATTGTCACGTGAATCCGCTCAGTATGACAGCGCCAAGATGAGTTCTTTGGTGTCCTTAGGAGCATCCGTTCTCGGTGCGTTCATGGGCCGAAAGTTCGCAACCAAAACGAATGTGTCGAAAGTCTCGACAGCTGCTCGGAGCGCCAGTCGTGCTGCCCAACAACACGCCGACGTGGATCGTGCTGAGCAACAACTCAAAGAGTATCGATTGGACATGGACGAGATGAATGAAAAGCTAGAGGCGGAACTGAGTGATTTGACCAGCTCACTCCAAATTGAGAATCTGGAACTTGAGATACTGGAAATCTCGCCACGAAAAAGCGATCTCAAAATCAGTGACCCCATGATCGTCTGGACACCGTGGCAGATGACAGCTGATGGGGAGGCAGTGCCGTTGTTCTAA
- the nhaA gene encoding Na+/H+ antiporter NhaA yields MHVEATSGLVLVFCTMIALVAANTSFAATYLEFWQTDISIGFGEWQFHHSLHHVINDGLMSIFFFVIGLEVKREIVHGSLSNWQQASLPIAAAIGGMIVPAGLYLAIQYGQPGMRGWGIPMATDIAFVVGCLALLGPRVPHCLRVLLLSLAIVDDIGAILVIAIGYTESLDGRFLVLAALSIGVVQLFSRIGVRRFPPYIAAGAIAWYALHESGIHATLTGVILGLMTPAKPVLIPERFREYLHEKQLEFESGRWSTRSHRAEAVKELQQISRETVSPLEYLEMTLHPWSAYFIMPVFALANAGVPIELSNLSDSVALAVILGLVVGKPLGIVLLSWIVIRIGWAQLPVGLPWSMLIAGSCLAGIGFTMALFIDGLAFGADGQDTAKIGVLAGSAISGMLGMGLLYRASSYRAS; encoded by the coding sequence TCGGTTTTGGCGAGTGGCAGTTTCATCATTCACTGCACCACGTCATTAACGATGGTCTCATGTCGATCTTCTTCTTCGTGATCGGACTGGAGGTCAAACGCGAGATCGTACATGGTTCTTTATCGAACTGGCAACAAGCGTCGCTTCCGATTGCTGCGGCAATCGGGGGCATGATCGTCCCAGCGGGTTTATACCTAGCGATCCAGTACGGGCAACCGGGAATGCGCGGTTGGGGAATTCCGATGGCGACCGACATTGCATTTGTCGTTGGATGCTTAGCATTGCTGGGACCACGAGTCCCTCACTGCTTGCGGGTGCTACTGCTATCACTCGCCATTGTCGACGATATCGGTGCGATCTTAGTAATCGCCATCGGTTACACCGAATCACTCGACGGTCGATTTCTCGTCTTGGCGGCGCTGAGTATTGGCGTGGTGCAGCTGTTCTCGAGGATCGGCGTCCGCCGTTTTCCGCCCTACATTGCTGCCGGCGCGATTGCCTGGTATGCGCTCCACGAATCGGGAATTCACGCCACGCTGACAGGTGTGATTCTCGGCTTGATGACTCCTGCGAAGCCCGTCTTGATTCCCGAGCGGTTTCGCGAATACCTGCATGAAAAACAGCTCGAGTTCGAAAGTGGTCGGTGGTCGACACGAAGCCATCGCGCTGAGGCGGTCAAGGAACTACAACAAATCAGTCGTGAGACCGTATCACCGCTGGAATACCTGGAAATGACCCTTCATCCGTGGAGTGCCTACTTCATTATGCCCGTCTTTGCTTTAGCAAATGCGGGGGTTCCGATCGAGTTATCCAATCTGAGTGATTCGGTGGCGCTGGCCGTCATTCTAGGTTTGGTAGTGGGCAAGCCCTTGGGAATTGTGCTGTTGAGCTGGATTGTAATCCGCATCGGCTGGGCGCAGCTTCCAGTTGGACTGCCGTGGTCGATGCTCATCGCCGGCAGTTGTCTCGCAGGGATCGGATTTACGATGGCACTGTTCATTGACGGACTCGCATTCGGCGCCGACGGGCAGGACACCGCCAAGATCGGTGTCCTCGCAGGATCAGCTATCAGCGGGATGCTGGGGATGGGGCTGTTGTACCGGGCGTCCTCCTACCGGGCGTCCTAG
- a CDS encoding phosphopantothenoylcysteine decarboxylase: protein MITSGPTRQYLDPVRYLTNASSGRMGAALAAAVLQQGHDVVIVSGPVGVDYPAGAQVIPVVTTDDMLNAAGEIFPECDGAIGAAAPCDYKPLKVSDQKLSKTGEPLALELIETPDVIAVLGQGKRSDQWVVGFALETDDRHFRATVKLQKKCCDLMVSNGPEAIDAADNNVELLGPDGRIIEKISGSKQHVANRLIHQIHHRLILSCPQQPQ, encoded by the coding sequence CTGATCACCTCCGGTCCCACGCGACAGTATCTTGATCCCGTCCGATATCTGACCAATGCGTCGAGTGGCAGGATGGGTGCCGCCCTTGCTGCCGCCGTGCTGCAGCAGGGCCATGACGTCGTGATCGTGTCCGGCCCCGTCGGCGTTGATTACCCCGCGGGCGCCCAAGTCATCCCCGTCGTTACGACCGACGATATGCTCAACGCCGCCGGCGAGATCTTTCCAGAGTGCGACGGCGCCATTGGTGCTGCGGCTCCCTGTGACTACAAGCCACTCAAGGTTTCCGACCAAAAGTTGTCCAAAACAGGTGAACCACTCGCCTTGGAACTTATTGAGACACCCGATGTCATCGCCGTCCTCGGTCAAGGCAAACGCAGCGACCAATGGGTCGTCGGCTTCGCGCTCGAAACCGATGACCGGCATTTCCGTGCTACCGTCAAACTGCAAAAGAAGTGCTGCGACCTGATGGTCAGCAACGGTCCCGAAGCGATCGATGCGGCCGATAATAACGTTGAGTTGTTGGGCCCAGATGGTCGTATTATTGAAAAGATTTCGGGCAGTAAACAGCATGTTGCCAACCGACTTATCCACCAAATTCACCACCGCCTGATCCTGTCATGCCCGCAACAACCGCAGTGA
- a CDS encoding PAS domain-containing sensor histidine kinase — translation MNAPPPDIPKRGHPIPPEFFRSIADCTVDWESWHSSDGQVLWVNDAVQRFTGYSPEECMAMADYPLPMTSPEHRDRIARYLIEASSGSTGNNIEFETLHRDNSKCWVAVSWQPMTDSDGRSLGFRASVRDVSEKRRMRDQLRLHNEHLEQLVQERTARVAELEQHRLKMEKLAALGELAAGVAHEINNPLAGIRNAFVLLKRHIPVDVKHYDKLDLIDGEIERISGITHQMYQLYRPSQQRASTFSLKQTVDEVIALALPMSRKADVKVDASFRSSAMAEGLASEEVCLREGELRQVLLNLIHNAIQASDPGSRVDVCAATDERHTTLTVTDYGQGIADDVLAKIFDPFFSTKVETVGQGMGLGLSVSRGLVEAMNGTIDVNSEKGKRTSFVVRLPRRLSDEGRR, via the coding sequence ATGAACGCACCACCACCGGATATTCCCAAGCGAGGGCATCCCATTCCGCCGGAGTTCTTCCGTTCGATCGCTGACTGCACTGTCGACTGGGAGAGCTGGCATTCGAGCGATGGTCAAGTTCTATGGGTTAACGACGCTGTGCAACGTTTTACCGGATACTCGCCGGAGGAATGTATGGCGATGGCAGACTATCCATTGCCGATGACGTCTCCGGAGCATCGAGATCGTATCGCTCGTTACCTCATTGAAGCCAGCAGCGGTAGCACGGGAAACAACATTGAGTTTGAGACACTGCATCGTGACAACTCGAAGTGCTGGGTCGCGGTGTCGTGGCAACCAATGACGGACTCCGATGGGCGCTCGTTGGGATTTCGAGCCAGTGTGCGGGATGTCTCGGAAAAGCGTCGCATGCGAGACCAATTGCGATTGCACAACGAGCACTTGGAGCAACTCGTCCAAGAACGGACTGCTCGTGTTGCGGAACTGGAACAACATCGATTGAAGATGGAGAAGTTAGCGGCGCTCGGTGAATTGGCCGCTGGGGTGGCTCATGAGATCAATAATCCGTTGGCTGGTATCCGAAACGCGTTCGTATTATTGAAGCGTCATATCCCGGTCGATGTGAAGCACTACGACAAGCTCGACCTCATCGACGGGGAGATTGAACGGATCAGCGGAATCACTCATCAGATGTATCAACTCTACCGCCCCAGTCAGCAGCGCGCCTCCACGTTCTCGCTCAAACAAACCGTTGATGAAGTCATCGCTCTGGCGTTACCAATGTCGCGAAAGGCGGACGTCAAAGTCGATGCCTCATTCCGTTCGTCGGCAATGGCCGAGGGGCTCGCGTCGGAAGAGGTCTGTCTGCGTGAAGGTGAGCTGCGACAGGTACTTTTAAACCTCATTCACAATGCGATTCAGGCTTCGGATCCGGGAAGTCGGGTGGATGTTTGCGCTGCGACGGATGAAAGGCACACTACTTTGACAGTCACCGATTACGGGCAAGGCATTGCCGATGATGTCCTTGCCAAGATCTTCGACCCATTCTTCAGCACTAAAGTGGAAACCGTTGGACAGGGCATGGGCCTTGGGTTATCGGTTTCGCGAGGTCTCGTGGAGGCAATGAATGGAACCATTGATGTCAACAGCGAGAAGGGAAAGCGTACCAGCTTTGTGGTCAGGCTGCCTAGACGATTGTCCGATGAGGGGCGTCGCTGA
- a CDS encoding purine-nucleoside phosphorylase, with the protein MLHLHDKIQESCAYIRQHSSLPPRAGIILGTGLGGLVGDIDVEATLDYADIPNFLSSTATGHAGRLVIGTLGGVPIMAMEGRFHFYEGYSLQDITLPVRVFRELGAELLIVSNACGGLNPYYQNGDIMVIEDQINLMGGNPLIGINDDRLGPRFPDMCEPYDQEWIKRTMNVAHREGLFPHKGVFVAVAGPCLETRAEYRFLRNAGADVVGMSTVPETIVAIHCGLKVVGLSVITDMCLPDAIQPANVAEIIATANAAEPRLRAIVRGVVGELSSSEAPEL; encoded by the coding sequence ATGCTCCATCTCCACGATAAAATTCAAGAATCCTGTGCGTACATTCGTCAGCACAGCAGTCTGCCTCCTCGAGCTGGCATTATTCTCGGTACGGGCCTCGGTGGGTTGGTCGGTGACATTGATGTTGAGGCCACGCTGGACTACGCAGATATCCCCAATTTTCTCAGTTCGACTGCCACGGGTCACGCCGGTCGCCTCGTCATCGGCACGCTCGGTGGTGTCCCGATCATGGCGATGGAAGGGCGATTTCACTTCTATGAAGGTTATTCGCTGCAAGACATCACGCTTCCCGTGCGTGTATTCAGGGAGCTTGGCGCGGAGTTGTTGATTGTCAGCAACGCCTGCGGGGGGCTCAACCCGTACTATCAAAACGGGGATATCATGGTTATCGAAGACCAGATCAATCTGATGGGCGGCAATCCGTTGATTGGAATCAATGACGATCGGTTGGGACCGCGGTTCCCCGACATGTGCGAGCCCTACGATCAGGAGTGGATCAAGCGAACAATGAACGTCGCCCACCGCGAGGGACTGTTCCCTCACAAAGGCGTCTTCGTGGCTGTGGCAGGTCCCTGTTTAGAAACCCGCGCAGAATACCGATTTCTCCGTAATGCAGGCGCTGACGTGGTCGGCATGAGCACCGTGCCTGAAACCATTGTCGCGATCCATTGCGGATTGAAGGTTGTGGGCCTCAGCGTAATCACCGACATGTGTTTGCCCGACGCGATCCAACCCGCCAACGTTGCCGAAATCATTGCTACCGCCAATGCCGCTGAACCTCGACTCCGAGCGATCGTCCGTGGCGTCGTCGGCGAACTGAGTAGCAGCGAAGCTCCTGAGCTGTAG
- a CDS encoding DUF1559 family PulG-like putative transporter, with protein MKPNSYRRQAFSLLELVVIIAIVAILLAISIPVVRDMRSIARRSNCDQNLTRLLLACQTYAVDHRHLPSGTFSGSAEVWTGVISPDSAQMAELSISSLPEGYHHNWVSSLLPYLDRKALYDTINFDVGVYAPANEGVRETDLPFLRCPASVGEQIATTTSYAGLHASESVPIGIDDDGLLMLNHWIVPDEISDGISYTLLLGEKLSPREYDLGWMSGTRSSLRNAGTAINAAVSPEVYHDPAFVGGLGSLHPGGASAGMADGSIKFLQDSIDMNVYRAMVNRNDGKQAE; from the coding sequence ATGAAACCGAATTCATATCGCAGACAAGCGTTCTCGCTGCTAGAGCTCGTGGTGATCATCGCGATCGTCGCCATTTTGCTGGCGATCTCCATTCCTGTGGTCCGGGACATGCGGTCAATCGCTCGACGTAGCAACTGTGACCAAAATCTGACCCGCCTCCTCCTCGCCTGCCAAACGTACGCTGTCGATCATCGGCATTTGCCCAGCGGCACGTTCAGTGGATCAGCGGAAGTATGGACAGGCGTGATCTCACCGGACTCGGCTCAGATGGCCGAGCTGAGCATCTCGAGTCTGCCGGAGGGCTATCATCACAACTGGGTCTCGTCATTGCTCCCCTACCTCGATCGCAAGGCGCTCTACGATACGATTAATTTTGATGTCGGCGTCTACGCTCCTGCAAACGAGGGCGTGCGTGAAACCGACCTTCCTTTTCTCCGGTGCCCCGCATCGGTAGGCGAGCAGATCGCCACTACGACCAGTTACGCCGGTTTGCACGCCAGCGAGAGCGTGCCAATCGGTATTGATGATGATGGACTACTCATGCTCAATCATTGGATTGTTCCTGACGAGATCAGTGATGGTATCTCCTATACGTTGCTGCTAGGTGAAAAACTATCGCCCCGCGAGTATGATCTCGGCTGGATGAGTGGTACCCGCAGCAGCCTACGAAACGCGGGAACAGCAATCAATGCAGCTGTTTCACCGGAGGTGTATCACGACCCAGCCTTCGTCGGTGGCCTCGGGAGCCTCCACCCCGGCGGGGCGTCCGCTGGAATGGCAGACGGATCCATTAAGTTTCTGCAAGATTCCATCGACATGAATGTCTACCGTGCCATGGTCAACCGCAACGACGGTAAGCAAGCTGAGTAA